A DNA window from Xiphias gladius isolate SHS-SW01 ecotype Sanya breed wild chromosome 3, ASM1685928v1, whole genome shotgun sequence contains the following coding sequences:
- the rdm1 gene encoding RAD52 motif-containing protein 1 isoform X2, giving the protein MEVDILEFVVPVENSKTLFVWDIQPSLTEAEIYDRLFGVFSSFGPLYLLKVKLSSKQTPHFMSNSSRPLSHARCLELANHCLGFNGWTSDIVTLKELTDEDGGDEEGEEGGVKRRRLRFGCLLQLSFPRHRQTTKGAAVVEDSFTCTGPDVLLQKRCKLQKLVREKALVQAFATVLLILLGNGKVMVEVKQTSDQFLPEQIEGVLQVNEFDLDEAEVEDEEWDLTVS; this is encoded by the exons ATGGAGGTGGACATCCTTGAGTTCGTGGTTCCTGTGGAGAACAGTAAGACTCTGTTTGTGTGGGACATCCAGCCTTCTCTCACTGAGGCTGAAATTTAT gacAGGTTGTTTGGCGTCTTCTCGTCCTTCGGTCCTCTCTACCTGTTGAAG GTGAAGCTGAGCTCCAAACAGACTCCTCACTTCATGTCTAACAGCAGCAGGCCTCTGAGCCACGCCCGCTGCCTTGAGCTGGCCAATCACTGCCTGGGATTTAACGGCTGGACCTCTGACATCGTCACA CTGAAGGAGCTCACCGACGAAGACGGCGGTGATGAGGAGGGCGAGGAGGGGGGAGTGAAGCGGAGGAGGCTGAGGTTTGgctgtctgctgcagctctcCTTCCCCCGTCACAGACAGACCACCAAAGGAGCAGCTGTGGTGGAGGACAGCTTCACCTGCACAG GTCCAGATGTTTTGCTACAGAAACGCTGTAAACTACAGAAGTTGGTCAGAGAGAAAGCTCTGGTTCAGGCCTTCGCTACAGTATTGCTCATACTACTAG gaAACGGTAAGGTGATGGTGGAGGTGAAACAGACTTCAGATCAGTTTCTACCTGAGCAGATCGAAGGAGTCCTCCAG gtgaATGAGTTTGATCTGGATGAAGCGGAGGTTGAAGATGAAGAGTGGGATCTGACTGTATCATAG
- the rdm1 gene encoding RAD52 motif-containing protein 1 isoform X1: MEVDILEFVVPVENSKTLFVWDIQPSLTEAEIYDRLFGVFSSFGPLYLLKVSPNALLHPPGFSALVKFYSDAQASKAQRHTDGRLLFQSSPLKVKLSSKQTPHFMSNSSRPLSHARCLELANHCLGFNGWTSDIVTLKELTDEDGGDEEGEEGGVKRRRLRFGCLLQLSFPRHRQTTKGAAVVEDSFTCTGPDVLLQKRCKLQKLVREKALVQAFATVLLILLGNGKVMVEVKQTSDQFLPEQIEGVLQVNEFDLDEAEVEDEEWDLTVS; the protein is encoded by the exons ATGGAGGTGGACATCCTTGAGTTCGTGGTTCCTGTGGAGAACAGTAAGACTCTGTTTGTGTGGGACATCCAGCCTTCTCTCACTGAGGCTGAAATTTAT gacAGGTTGTTTGGCGTCTTCTCGTCCTTCGGTCCTCTCTACCTGTTGAAGGTGAGTCCTAACGCTCTGCTGCACCCCCCTGGTTTCTCCGCCCTCGTCAAATTCTACTCTGATGCTCAGGCCTCAAAGGCTCAACGACACACTGACGGCCGCCTGCTGTTCCAGAGCTCTCCACTCAAG GTGAAGCTGAGCTCCAAACAGACTCCTCACTTCATGTCTAACAGCAGCAGGCCTCTGAGCCACGCCCGCTGCCTTGAGCTGGCCAATCACTGCCTGGGATTTAACGGCTGGACCTCTGACATCGTCACA CTGAAGGAGCTCACCGACGAAGACGGCGGTGATGAGGAGGGCGAGGAGGGGGGAGTGAAGCGGAGGAGGCTGAGGTTTGgctgtctgctgcagctctcCTTCCCCCGTCACAGACAGACCACCAAAGGAGCAGCTGTGGTGGAGGACAGCTTCACCTGCACAG GTCCAGATGTTTTGCTACAGAAACGCTGTAAACTACAGAAGTTGGTCAGAGAGAAAGCTCTGGTTCAGGCCTTCGCTACAGTATTGCTCATACTACTAG gaAACGGTAAGGTGATGGTGGAGGTGAAACAGACTTCAGATCAGTTTCTACCTGAGCAGATCGAAGGAGTCCTCCAG gtgaATGAGTTTGATCTGGATGAAGCGGAGGTTGAAGATGAAGAGTGGGATCTGACTGTATCATAG
- the rdm1 gene encoding RAD52 motif-containing protein 1 isoform X3, protein MEVDILEFVVPVENSKTLFVWDIQPSLTEAEIYVKLSSKQTPHFMSNSSRPLSHARCLELANHCLGFNGWTSDIVTLKELTDEDGGDEEGEEGGVKRRRLRFGCLLQLSFPRHRQTTKGAAVVEDSFTCTGPDVLLQKRCKLQKLVREKALVQAFATVLLILLGNGKVMVEVKQTSDQFLPEQIEGVLQVNEFDLDEAEVEDEEWDLTVS, encoded by the exons ATGGAGGTGGACATCCTTGAGTTCGTGGTTCCTGTGGAGAACAGTAAGACTCTGTTTGTGTGGGACATCCAGCCTTCTCTCACTGAGGCTGAAATTTAT GTGAAGCTGAGCTCCAAACAGACTCCTCACTTCATGTCTAACAGCAGCAGGCCTCTGAGCCACGCCCGCTGCCTTGAGCTGGCCAATCACTGCCTGGGATTTAACGGCTGGACCTCTGACATCGTCACA CTGAAGGAGCTCACCGACGAAGACGGCGGTGATGAGGAGGGCGAGGAGGGGGGAGTGAAGCGGAGGAGGCTGAGGTTTGgctgtctgctgcagctctcCTTCCCCCGTCACAGACAGACCACCAAAGGAGCAGCTGTGGTGGAGGACAGCTTCACCTGCACAG GTCCAGATGTTTTGCTACAGAAACGCTGTAAACTACAGAAGTTGGTCAGAGAGAAAGCTCTGGTTCAGGCCTTCGCTACAGTATTGCTCATACTACTAG gaAACGGTAAGGTGATGGTGGAGGTGAAACAGACTTCAGATCAGTTTCTACCTGAGCAGATCGAAGGAGTCCTCCAG gtgaATGAGTTTGATCTGGATGAAGCGGAGGTTGAAGATGAAGAGTGGGATCTGACTGTATCATAG
- the LOC120784275 gene encoding phospholipid transfer protein-like produces the protein MTSCVFSLLFLVSFPSITAGDPTGLKVRITDRAQDVLKDLGLTFLEELVNSTIPSFPITWESIKCTVINLTLTHLEVDPALTVVRFQDRGVQFEITNLDITWELQYDINLCLLQRVLKMDSRKATVFGHRVNATIALTLMRNQQGGLSVDMTNCQTSIDKLATKFSGILGPVIDAFVAAPFAQKYLVSKLCPAVQMYAVPQINSMLADRTMVTQVSNTNISIDYSLSGDITVTSNALDVPFKGMIFRQGEPVDISSIRKGADPVFSENENMAYVGISEFFFNSAAMWLYKSGPFQFEYPQVKWFVKGILKTVGLPEAPIQVHLTEAPTISIKETGLSIDVKAMAQSLKETPPSPLPGNCHIDMNVAIKESSLTLISKNIRCEVNHTHWSGKFVVRKCCCNHQKHLLIII, from the exons ATGACTTCCtgtgtgttttccctcctcttcttggTCTCTTTTCCCTCCATCACGGCTGGCGATCCTACCGGCCTCAAAGTGCGAATCACAGACAGAGCGCAGGATGTTT tgaaGGATCTTGGTCTGACGTTTCTGGAGGAGCTGGTTAACAGCACTATTCCATCCTTCCCCATAACGTGGGAATCCATCAAATGCACAGTCATCAA CTTGACACTTACTCATCTGGAAGTGGATCCAGCTCTGACGGTTGTTCGTTTCCAGGATCGGGGTGTCCAATTTGAGATCACCAACCTGGACATCACTTGGGAACTTCAGTATGACATCAATCTGTGTTTGTTACAGAGAGTGCTTAA AATGGACTCAAGAAAAGCCACCGTCTTCGGACATAGGGTGAACGCCACGATCGCACTGACACTGATGCGAAACCAACAAGGAGGCTTGAGTGTGGACATGACGAACTGTCAAACCTCCATCGACAAACTGGCCACAAAATTCAGCGGCATACTGGG GCCTGTAATTGACGCATTTGTAGCTGCACCTTTCGCTCAGAAGTACTTGGTCAGCAAG ctctgtcctgctgtcCAGATGTACGCTGTGCCTCAAATCAACTCCATGTTGGCGGACAGAACCATGGTGACGCAGGTGTCCAACACTAACATCAGCATCGACTACTCTCTGAGCGGAGACATCACGGTGACCTCCAACGCCCTCGATGTGCCTTTCAAA ggcaTGATATTCAGGCAGGGGGAGCCTGTGGACATCTCCTCAATAAGGAAAGGTGCGGATCCAGTTTTCAGcgaaaatgaaaatatggcGTATGTGGGCATCTCTGAGTTCTTCTTCAACAGCGCCGCCATGTGGCTCTACAAATCAGGACCCTTTCAGTTCGAATACCCACAG GTAAAGTGGTTCGTAAAAGGCATTCTGAAAACTGTAGGACTCCCTGAG GCTCCTATTCAAGTGCATCTCACTGAGGCTCCAACCATCAGCATCAAGGAGACCGGACTCTCTATTGACGTGAAGGCCATGGCCCAGTCTCTAAAAGAAACGCCTCCATCACCTCTTCCTggg aaCTGTCACATCGATATGAACGTCGCTATCAAAGAAAGCAGCCTGACTCTGATCTCTAAAAACATCAG ATGTGAAGTCAATCATACACACTGGTCGGGAAAATTTGTGGTAAGAAAATGCTGCTGTAATCATCAAAAACATCttctaataataatatga